In one Brevibacterium sp. CBA3109 genomic region, the following are encoded:
- a CDS encoding ABC transporter ATP-binding protein, whose translation MSMISIKDLSLSVSTGKEEKHILRNVSFDLEAGKITGVAGASGSGKTQTGLAIMGLSPAGAQLTGSIDFDGTELVGMPAKVHNRLRGVQLSMVFQDPASAFHPMLTVGDQITDHLRHHKKVSKKAARERAVHILERTRVPHPEEAIGKYPHQFSGGQLQRIAFASAIICDPNVLIADEPTTALDVTVQAGILRLLRELCDDLNLAVLLVTHDFGVLSSVADTIVVMQNGLVVETGDREPVITAPKHEYTRSLIESLPGAEVSR comes from the coding sequence ATGAGCATGATCAGCATCAAAGACCTCAGCCTGTCGGTGTCAACGGGCAAGGAGGAGAAACACATCCTCCGCAATGTCTCGTTCGATCTGGAGGCGGGCAAGATCACCGGCGTCGCCGGTGCCTCCGGTTCGGGCAAGACCCAGACGGGCCTGGCGATCATGGGCCTCTCCCCCGCCGGTGCCCAGCTGACTGGCAGCATCGACTTCGACGGCACAGAACTGGTGGGAATGCCTGCCAAGGTCCACAACCGGCTGCGCGGGGTCCAGCTGTCGATGGTGTTCCAAGATCCTGCCTCGGCGTTCCACCCCATGCTCACCGTCGGCGATCAGATCACCGACCACCTGCGCCATCACAAAAAAGTCTCGAAGAAGGCAGCCCGCGAACGCGCGGTCCACATCCTCGAACGTACCCGGGTGCCGCACCCTGAGGAAGCGATCGGAAAGTACCCGCACCAGTTCTCCGGTGGTCAGCTGCAGCGCATCGCCTTCGCCTCGGCGATCATCTGCGACCCGAACGTACTCATCGCAGATGAACCGACCACCGCCCTCGATGTCACCGTGCAGGCAGGAATCCTGCGGCTGCTGCGTGAACTCTGCGATGACCTCAACCTTGCTGTCCTGCTTGTGACTCACGACTTCGGCGTGCTGTCATCGGTGGCCGACACCATCGTCGTAATGCAGAACGGCTTGGTCGTCGAAACCGGCGATCGCGAACCTGTCATCACCGCACCCAAACACGAATACACCAGGTCGCTCATCGAATCACTGCCCGGAGCGGAGGTCTCACGCTGA